The Ornithinibacillus sp. 4-3 region AGCTTGAGAAGGAATTTCTGATAGAAACAGACAAACATACCTTTATTCAATGGGCTATCTTTGAAACAGCTCATGTAAATGCTTTAATTGATGATGTGCGAATCATTGCCGCACTCCAACATGCCAGTGAAAAATTTGAACAACCTACTTACGACAAGCTCGCTGCTGAACTTAAACAGGGACTTACTGGGAAAATGCAGCTCGATGGATATTATCCAGATTTCTATGATTGGTCATATGATACAACATCTGCAAGAGTGGTTTTAAGCTATCTAAGCCCTGAATTTTTTCATGTACTAACAAACACAAAACAATCACTTGAATTATTAAAAGAGCTCTCTCATTTAGAACAAGTGTTTTTTCCTGAAATATATGATTTAGAAATTGGAGATTTTCAGCTAGTAGAACATGTGCATATGATCGATCAGTTACTTATTGCTAGTAATCGAGAACATATTGAGGAGTCATCTCCTGCATTCCAAGAATGGCTTATTCAGGAATGGGATACTAAAGGAAAATTATTTGGTCAGTATCATCGAACTACATTAGAACCTGTAGTAAACTATGAATCATTATCTGTATATTATTATTTACATGCTTATTTTGAATTAGTTGGTGAAAATGAGCAAGCTGATAAAGTCATTGAAAGAGCTAAACAAATAGAACATTCAACAGAATTAAAAAATGTTCACTTTTTTGATTTTATACTTGGACAACAGTTAACACATTAGGTATCGGAAATCGGGCGACAATGCTCGATTTTTTTTTTGATACAGATAACACAACTAAGCTTTCTAAAATAATCGGTTCATTTAATTGAGAATTATTATCATTTGTTATAAGATAGATAGTAGTAATAAATATAAAGAAAGAAGGAGAATTAAAAATATGCAAATATACTGGACTAAAATAAATAAAATTATTGAAGAGACTCCTGAAGTTAAAACATATATGCTTGATTGCCCTGAAGGCTTTACATGGGAAGAAGGCGCCCATACTCATATGGCACTAGAAGGCTTTAATGCTGGAGATAAACCAAATCGCAGTCTAATTCGTCATATGTCTATTTCTACTTTACCACATGAAAATTCCATTGGGATCACAACACGTATTAAAGAGCTATGCTCTGAATTCAAGCAGATTTTAAGAACGCTTGAAGTAGGTACTGAAGTTGCATTATTTAAAACACATTCCAATGTACCACTTAAACGAGAAAAGAAAAATGTTTACTTATTATCATCTGGTGTTGGTTTAGCAACTTTCAGACCACTTATACTTGATTATTTCGAACGTGCTGATGATGTTAATCAAATGCATTCCTTAAATATTGATTCAACAAAGGATTTCTTATTCCCTAACCTTGTTGTACCTGCATCTGATCAGAATTTCACATCACAGTTTGTCGATAATCGTCAAGATTATTATAAAGAAGTGAAAAATCTTGCTGCAGACAAGGATGGACTTTTTTATGTTGTTGGTAGTGATGAATTCCTTATTCAAAACATTGAAGCATTACTTGAGGAAGGCATTAAGCCAGAACAGATTATGCTTGATAAGCATAAGTCACAATTACCTGAGTTCTTACCAATTGATGTAGAGGTTTAAGTAATTTTGTTCGAGGTGTAAACAAAGCGGGATAGTATTTTTTATATACTATCCTGTTTCTTAATATCGTGAGAAAATATATATGTTATTTCGGTACAGCTACTAATTCATAATCATGTGGAAGACCCATACATCCTTTCAGTGTATAAGTGGTTAAATCCTCATTTGATTCACTCAACAAATCTTCACAATCATACTCTTCAATAAAATCTCCATCTGAATGGTTGGTGACATTAATTTGGTTTCCATTGTAAGTCAGTGTATTACGCGCTTCCTGAACTTCTACCCCATATTGAATAAAAACTATCTCATCCTCTATACCATTCTTAATATTTTCTACAAATTGGTCCAAACGCTCAATATTCGTAAAATCATTATGTTCATTGATTACTTCATTTTCTTTATTGGACTGACATCCGGCTAATAGGATAATAAATACAATAGCTATAATTACGTAGCGCACTCATTTTCCCACCTTTTGAAATATTAAATATCAGTTAATAAAAACATGGTAGCTTTATCTATTCGTTGATAAAACTACCATGTCTTGTATTACCTATTTATCTATTTACTTTTTCAAAATTGTCGGTTGAACATCATCTGGGATTGGGCAGGTGTACGGATTCTTCGCTCGGAAAGCTGCGAATTCTGCTTGAACCTTTTCTAAAGAAGATTCATTTTCTAACACATGTATCGCTGCTTTTGCCATGGATTCTGCTGCACGAAGCATACCTTTATGTGCAAAGCTGCTTTTCCCTTGTGCTGTCATCTGCCATGAATGTCCAGGTGTGCCAAGTGCTCCTGTTGCTATTGCTACTTGTGCAGTTGGAACTACCCAACTCACATCTGATACGTCTGTTGATCCCGCCATCGCTTTTTCTGATGGATGATAATCAACAATTGAATCTGCTAAGTATTTCCCTTCGAATTCACTACCATCACCAACATATCCAGAGCTAGCCATAGATGAAATATATCCATCCTTCTCATTTGGTGTTAACGATTCCCAAATTTGTTTAGCATATGCTTTTTCTTCTTCTGTAGGTTCCTCCACTAAAGAATCTTGTAATGCTGCAAATAAGATTTCCTCAAGTGCACGGTTTGGAATATAATTAGAACACGCTTTATCGAATTTCATTGTCATTTTTGTTTCTGTCATTAACGCCGCACCTTCAGCGATTTTCACAACACGTTTGAAAATATCATCCACCTGTTGAACACGTGGTGCACGGATTAAATAAAGAACCTCAGCTACAGGCTGAACCACATTTGGCGAAATGCCTCCTGTATTGGTATATGCATAATGCATTCTTGCCTCTGGCACTACATGTTCACGTAAATAGTTTACTCCTGAGCTCATTAATTCAACAGCATCTAATGCACTGCGCCCTAGATGCGGAGAAGCTGCTGCATGGGAAGAAACACCTTCAAATTTAAAATAAACTTGGTAGTTCGCATTACTAGATAGACTCATAATGCTATTTACTTTATTTGGATGCCATGTTAATGCAAAATCAAGATCTTCAAATACTCCTTCGCGGACCATATATGTCTTACCTGATCCACCTTCTTCTGCTGGACAGCCGAAAAATTTCACTGTTCCTGGTAGATTATTTTTTTCCAAATAATCCTTTACCGCACAAGCAGCTGCAAATGCTCCTGTCCCTAGCAAATTATGTCCACAACCATGTCCTGCATCATTTCCATCTGGTTTTTGACATGATTCATTTGCTACTTGTCCTAAACCGGAAAGCGCGTCATACTCACCTAAAAAACCAATAACTGGTTTTCCACTTCCATAAGTTCCCACAAAGGCTGTTTCAATATTTGCAACACCACGTTCTACCTCAAATCCTACTTTTTCACATTCATGCGCTAAAAACTTTGCAGATTCATGTTCTAAAAAACGAATTTCTGGATGTTCAAAAATAAAATCACTAATTCTGATAAATTCATCTCTATTATCTATTAAATATTCTCTTACATGGTCTTCTAATCGAACGGTCATGGTTGAAAATTCCTCCTTGTTTTCTTATCCTTTTAATCTAGTTGGTTGGACATCTTTTGGAATAGGACACTCATACGTACGGTTTTTAAACTTCGCTTCGTGTTCTTGTTTAATTTCTTCCAATAATTCCTTGTTCTCTAATACCTCTATCGCAGTTAAAGCGAGAATTTTACCTGTCTGAAGCATAGCTTTCTTTGCAATAGACGTTGTACCTTGGGAAACAACTTGCCACGAATGACCAGGTGTTCCAATTGCCCAAGTAGCTGTTGTGCATTGTGCTGTCGGTACAACCCAGCTTACATCACCAACGTCGGTAGAAACAGGTTTCACTTTCTCCCCTGGCTGATAAGGTGTAATGAAATCGGCAACATACGTATCTGATACTTCACCAACTTCAGCAATACCATCAAAAGCCTGAATCGCAGCATCCTTCTGTTCCTCTGTTAATGTATTCCAAATATCCTTTGCAAATGCTTTTTCTTCATCTGTATATGTTGATGGACCTACCTCTACCATCTTTTCATATACGACTTTTTCTAATGAGCGATTTGGAATATAGTTTGAGCATGCTTTATCAAATCTCATTGTCATTTTTGTTTCTGTCATCAATGCTGCACCTTCTGCAATTTTCACTACTCGTTCAAATATACTTTTCACTTGTTCTAATTGAGGTGCACGAACAAGATATAATACTTCTGCAACAGGTTGAACAACATTTGGCGAAATTCCTCCCGCATTTGTCACTGCATAATGCATACGTGCATCTTGAATCACATGCTCGCGTAAGTAGTTTACTCCTTTATTCATTAGTTCCACAGCATCTAATGCACTGCGTCCCAAATGAGGAGAACCTGCCGCATGAGAAGAAATTCCTTCAAATTTAAAATAAACTTGATAGTTTGCTAGTGAGCTTTCTACTGTCACTGCATTAGCAAAGCCTGGGTGCCAAGTTAACGCCAGATCAACATCTTTAAAGACACCTTCTCTTACCATATATGTCTTACCTGATCCGCCCTCTTCTCCAGGACAACCAAAGTATTTTACAGTTCCACTTACATTATTTTTCTCTAAATAATCTTTTAAAGCAAAGGCCGCTGCTAAAGATGCAGTTCCTAATAGGTTATGTCCACATCCATGACCATTTGCATTTGGCTCAATTGCTTCCTTTTCTGTAATGCCGCTTTTCTGACTCAAGCCAGCAAGCGCATCATACTCACCTAAGAATCCAATAACAGGACCCCCATTGCCATAAGTACCAACAAAAGCAGTCTCAATTCCTCCAACATTTTTTTCTACAGCAAAACCTTCTTGCTCTAATGCTTCACAAATTTTTTCCATGGATTCATATTCTTCAAATCTTGTTTCTGGGTGAGCCCATACGTAATCGCTTACATCACATAGTAATTTATTCGTACGATTCACCGTTTCTTTGACTTGCTGTAAATGACTTGTTGTTCCCACGTTTTTCCCACCTTTTTATTTTTTAAAAGAGTACTTGCTTAACCATGTCCTAGTAAAAGCTGAATTACTTAGAAGCACTTTCACCTACTAAGCATACTAGAAATATTGCTTGTCATATGCAAACTGCATTGACATCATTTCTTCATTAAAATTTTATATTTTCCTATAGTGTGAAAAATTATTCTATTTCAATTATAAAGCATTGATTAAAAATGGGCAAAAAAATATTCGTTCTCCGAAATAACTAAATATCAAGTTTTTTTACAAGACTTTCCACCAAAAACAAGGCGACAAATAGATGCATTAGCAATGATTACTTCTAATCATCATTTACACATACTATCTTGTCGCCTTGTTTTATATCTATTTCATACTAATTTTCTCAATAACTAGCTGGGTACCATTATCTTTATATTCATATATGACTTCTTCGCCAACAACTAGCTGCTCTACATTATCTCGAGCTTCCATTGTCAATTGAAAAGCAGTTGGTCCTTCCGCTGTTTCAATTTCAATCGTATGGGGATCCTGCTGACCATTATAAATACCTGTTTCCGTAATCAGCTCACCTTCCTGTTCTTCCGTATGTTTAATTGATTCAATAATTAACTGCTCCCCTTCTTGCTTATACGTATAGGTTACTTCCTGACCTTCCTCTAATTGGTCAGCCTGATCGCGTGCTTCCATAGTAAGTTGATAAGCGACTGGACCTGTTTCAGTTTCAATTTCTACTGTGTGAGAATCAGCTCTGCCATTATAAATTCCACTAGCAGTCATCTTCTCGTCCTCTTTCTCATTTGATTCGTTGTCTGTTGTTTCCTCTTCTGGTTCTTCTGTTTCTGTAATCCCTTTTCCAGTAATTTCCTCGATGATAAGCTGAGCTCCATCTTGATAATAGGTGTAGCTTACCTCTTCACCAACCTCCAATTTTTCAACCGTTTCCCGGAGGTTCATTACGATTTGATACGCCACAGTTCCATCTTCCGTTTCGATTTCAATCGTATGCGGATCTTGCTGGCCATTATAAATGCCTGAATTTGTTATTCTTTCCATCTCTTCCTCATCATTCACTTCTTCCTCTGTAGATTGATTCTCTTCCACAGGCTCTTTACCACAAGCAATAAGGAGAAAGACCGGGAGTAACAATACTAACAGAATAAATGTTCGCTTCATTATTAGTCACCTCTTTTGTTTTTTGGAACCATTTTACTGACAATTGTATATTCTAATTTAGCCGATCTACAGTAATAAATTTATTCGTTTGTCTAATTAGACGGAAAGCCATTTACTTCGTTACATATTATTACAAGTTATTTAAGAAACTATTTCATATATCGACACAAATAGAGAATCTTTTTAAAAATGAAGAAATTCTCCTTTCTATTTCTACTATTCTAGTCAATTATCCTGAAAAATAGATTTGTTTTAGTTCTTTTATTAAAATTGCATTACAAAACTATTACAAATATGTTATGCTTTATTAAGATTCCTATCGAAATATGACGAACGATCTGTATACAAAATATGGAAATTTGCGTATGATGTACATAATATTTATATAAGGAGATAGTTAGCTCTTATGAAAGTTGAAAACATAATTAAAAGCGCCCTGTTAGTAATTTTATTATCTTTTTTAGTCTATCAATCTT contains the following coding sequences:
- a CDS encoding dihydropteridine reductase; this encodes MQIYWTKINKIIEETPEVKTYMLDCPEGFTWEEGAHTHMALEGFNAGDKPNRSLIRHMSISTLPHENSIGITTRIKELCSEFKQILRTLEVGTEVALFKTHSNVPLKREKKNVYLLSSGVGLATFRPLILDYFERADDVNQMHSLNIDSTKDFLFPNLVVPASDQNFTSQFVDNRQDYYKEVKNLAADKDGLFYVVGSDEFLIQNIEALLEEGIKPEQIMLDKHKSQLPEFLPIDVEV
- a CDS encoding DUF4362 domain-containing protein; this translates as MRYVIIAIVFIILLAGCQSNKENEVINEHNDFTNIERLDQFVENIKNGIEDEIVFIQYGVEVQEARNTLTYNGNQINVTNHSDGDFIEEYDCEDLLSESNEDLTTYTLKGCMGLPHDYELVAVPK
- a CDS encoding M20 family metallopeptidase, producing MTVRLEDHVREYLIDNRDEFIRISDFIFEHPEIRFLEHESAKFLAHECEKVGFEVERGVANIETAFVGTYGSGKPVIGFLGEYDALSGLGQVANESCQKPDGNDAGHGCGHNLLGTGAFAAACAVKDYLEKNNLPGTVKFFGCPAEEGGSGKTYMVREGVFEDLDFALTWHPNKVNSIMSLSSNANYQVYFKFEGVSSHAAASPHLGRSALDAVELMSSGVNYLREHVVPEARMHYAYTNTGGISPNVVQPVAEVLYLIRAPRVQQVDDIFKRVVKIAEGAALMTETKMTMKFDKACSNYIPNRALEEILFAALQDSLVEEPTEEEKAYAKQIWESLTPNEKDGYISSMASSGYVGDGSEFEGKYLADSIVDYHPSEKAMAGSTDVSDVSWVVPTAQVAIATGALGTPGHSWQMTAQGKSSFAHKGMLRAAESMAKAAIHVLENESSLEKVQAEFAAFRAKNPYTCPIPDDVQPTILKK
- a CDS encoding M20 family metallopeptidase; this encodes MNRTNKLLCDVSDYVWAHPETRFEEYESMEKICEALEQEGFAVEKNVGGIETAFVGTYGNGGPVIGFLGEYDALAGLSQKSGITEKEAIEPNANGHGCGHNLLGTASLAAAFALKDYLEKNNVSGTVKYFGCPGEEGGSGKTYMVREGVFKDVDLALTWHPGFANAVTVESSLANYQVYFKFEGISSHAAGSPHLGRSALDAVELMNKGVNYLREHVIQDARMHYAVTNAGGISPNVVQPVAEVLYLVRAPQLEQVKSIFERVVKIAEGAALMTETKMTMRFDKACSNYIPNRSLEKVVYEKMVEVGPSTYTDEEKAFAKDIWNTLTEEQKDAAIQAFDGIAEVGEVSDTYVADFITPYQPGEKVKPVSTDVGDVSWVVPTAQCTTATWAIGTPGHSWQVVSQGTTSIAKKAMLQTGKILALTAIEVLENKELLEEIKQEHEAKFKNRTYECPIPKDVQPTRLKG